In Vespula vulgaris chromosome 10, iyVesVulg1.1, whole genome shotgun sequence, the following are encoded in one genomic region:
- the LOC127066763 gene encoding uncharacterized protein LOC127066763 produces the protein MVGHLPSNLLSSGTHQNQNSDKSTERRNSNGPDDNIYTEAASGQSPSDETKQIFDLLRASEIEAVEELVEKSGLSILNARDEWGYTPAHWAALDGNIEVMRYLIERSGPIDHSCLGTQGPRPIHWACRKGHSAIVQLLLKAGVAVNAADFKGLTPLMTACMFGKFATAAFLLGSGALGHLTDINGDTALHWAAYKGHAELIRLLIYSGVDLQKPDYFGSTPLHLACLSGNISCVKILCEKSKIELEPRDKNGKTPLQLAKSHRHSEIVRILQAEQKRRARWIPPINELWALLFGGAGNSKGPLLLFMISVLLWGYPMYLLKCIPLTWNLLRGSHYCFIHWNIVMWISWIVANRRDPGYVPQNSETYYRAIKQIPYFDKWKKRNVLLSRLCHSCRCFRPLRAKHCRICNRCVTCFDHHCPFIYNCVGLRNRMWFFLFVMCVAINCSFTLYFACYCMAIEGIQLLYVLGVLEALVFCGLGWILTCTSVLHACMNLTTNEMFNYKRYPYLRDRKGRYLNPFSRGPVLNFIEFFLCPPDHRINDPQHYQILTEDVM, from the exons ATGGTCGGGCATCTACCCAGCAACCTGCTTTCGAGTGGCACACATCAGAATCAAAATTCTGATAAAAGTACTGAACGAAGGAACAGCAATGGACCTGATGACAATATATATACCGAGGCAGCGTCGGGCCAAAGTCCAAGCGATGAAactaaacaaatttttgatCTTCTTAGAGCAAG TGAGATTGAAGCGGTCGAGGAGTTGGTAGAGAAAAGTGGATTGAGTATATTAAATGCCCGAGACGAATGGGGATATACACCTGCTCATTGGGCTGCTTTGGATGGTAACATCGAA GTGATGAGATATCTTATAGAACGAAGCGGACCCATTGATCATTCTTGTCTTGGAACGCAAGGCCCCAGGCCTATACATTGGGCATGTCGAAAAGGGCATAGTGCTATAGTGCAATTATTATTGAAG GCCGGAGTCGCCGTCAATGCTGCCGATTTTAAAGGTCTAACTCCTCTCATGACAGCCTGTATGTTTGGAAAATTTGCTACAGCCGCTTTTCTTCTTGGATCTGGTGCACTGGGCCATTTGACGGATATCAATGGAGATACCGCGCTTCATTGGGCCGCTTACAAAGGACACGCCGAGTTGATCAGACTGTTGATTTACAGCGGTGTTGATTTGCAGAAACCCGATTATTTTGGATCTACTCCTCTTCATCTAGCTTGTTTATCGGGAAATATTAGTTGCGTTAAGATATTATGCGAAAAGAGCAAGATCGAACTGGAGCCTCGAGATAAAAATGGTAAAACTCCGTTGCAACTGGCAAAGAGTCATCGTCATTCCGAGATCGTACGCATATTACAAGCCGAGCAAAAGCGGAGAGCTAGATGGATTCCACCTATCAATGAACTCTG GGCTCTGCTATTTGGAGGAGCTGGTAATAGTAAAGGACCATTGCTATTGTTTATGATATCAGTTTTACTTTGGGGTTATCCTATGTATTTACTTAAATGTATTCCATTGACTTGGAACCTTTTGCGAGGAAGtcattattgttttattcattGGAACATCGTTATGTGGATATCATGGATAGTAGCAAACAGAAGAGATCCCGGTTATGTACCACAAAATAGTGAAACTTATTACAGAGCTATAAAGCAG ataccatattttgataaatggaaaaaaagaaatgttttattatcgcGTTTGTGTCATAGCTGCAGATGTTTCAGGCCACTGAGAGCCAAACATTGTAGAATTTGCAACAGATGTGTCACATGTTTTGATCATCATTGTCCTTTCATATATAACTGTGTTGGATTGAGAAACAG AATGtggtttttcttatttgtaatGTGTGTGGCGATAAACTGCTCGTTTACGTTGTACTTTGCTTGTTATTGTATGGCTATTGAAGGCATCCAATTGTTATATGTCTTGGGTGTATTGGAAGCATTAGTTTTTTGTGGTCTTGGATGGATACTAACGTGCACTTCg gTACTCCATGCTTGTATGAATCTAACAACTAAcgaaatgtttaattataagaGATATCCGTATCTAAGAGACAGGAAAGGTAGATACCTAAATCCATTTAGCAGAGGTCCTGTacttaatttcattgaattcttCCTTTGTCCTCCTGATCATCGAATAAACGATCCTCAGCATTATCAAATTCTTACTGAAGATGTTATGTAA